Proteins from a genomic interval of Nostoc sp. TCL240-02:
- a CDS encoding S8 family peptidase encodes MRKLILLCLFVIGLGAAIFGFLNFQGMAVKGEFETILLDFREDIPSDVVQQNLQAIAKQYNVTPQLDNKFSEKDHVYIVKGDRQRLQELKKSQFAQATEFIEPNYIYTKIPQPGEKAWLGEFLRPQENDDETSPSLTGPNDQYYSKQWNLHKIGIEGAWSQTKGSGITVAVIDTGITKVRDLYETKFVKGYDFVNDREEAKDDNGHGTHVAGTIAQATNNKYGVAGIAYEASLMPLKVLSSYGGGTVADIAEAIKFAADKGADVINMSLGGGGESKLMKEAIEYAHRKGVVIIAAAGNENTNGASYPARYPYVIGVSAIGPDGERAPYSNFGAGVDISAPGGSEAGKILQETIDENGEGVFLGFQGTSMASPHVAGVAALIKAAGIKEPDEVLKVLKQSARVIQDDGLNYYGAGQLNAEAAVRLAFGGQISFPDFFRWLRDNGYLNPGFWIDGGAVALLPKILMVVGSYLLAWFLRVYFPFSWSWSLSSGLIAGSSGLFFLKGIYIFDLPQWPFRILGSSIPELGNTLQGTDALNPLFASVLIPILLMALLLGNPSWKWFAIGSTLGIAACLTVSAFLDPAVWGLGSGNISRLFLIVNALICYGLARLALKNEEKIA; translated from the coding sequence ATGAGAAAGCTTATATTATTGTGCTTGTTTGTCATTGGGCTGGGAGCTGCCATATTTGGTTTCCTGAATTTCCAGGGAATGGCAGTTAAAGGAGAGTTTGAGACGATTTTGCTTGATTTTCGGGAAGATATTCCATCAGATGTGGTACAACAGAATCTCCAAGCGATCGCCAAACAATACAACGTTACACCCCAATTAGACAACAAGTTTTCAGAAAAAGATCATGTGTATATTGTCAAAGGCGATCGCCAGCGACTCCAAGAACTGAAAAAATCTCAGTTTGCCCAAGCTACAGAATTCATTGAGCCAAATTACATATATACAAAGATTCCACAACCAGGTGAAAAAGCTTGGTTAGGAGAATTTTTGAGACCCCAAGAAAATGATGATGAGACAAGCCCATCATTAACTGGCCCCAATGACCAATATTACAGCAAGCAGTGGAACTTGCACAAAATCGGCATAGAAGGTGCGTGGAGCCAAACCAAAGGCAGTGGCATTACAGTTGCGGTAATTGACACCGGGATTACTAAGGTGCGCGACTTATATGAAACAAAATTCGTCAAAGGCTATGATTTTGTTAACGACCGAGAAGAAGCCAAAGACGATAACGGCCACGGTACCCATGTTGCCGGAACTATTGCTCAAGCCACAAATAACAAATATGGCGTAGCCGGAATTGCTTATGAAGCCAGTCTGATGCCCTTAAAGGTACTCAGTTCTTATGGCGGCGGTACAGTTGCCGATATTGCCGAAGCGATTAAATTTGCTGCTGATAAAGGCGCAGATGTGATTAATATGAGCTTGGGTGGTGGCGGTGAAAGCAAGTTGATGAAAGAAGCGATCGAGTATGCCCATAGAAAAGGTGTAGTTATCATTGCCGCAGCCGGGAATGAAAATACCAATGGCGCAAGCTATCCAGCCCGATATCCTTATGTAATCGGCGTTTCGGCAATTGGCCCAGATGGCGAAAGAGCGCCTTATTCTAACTTTGGTGCTGGGGTAGATATCTCGGCTCCTGGTGGTAGTGAAGCTGGTAAGATTCTCCAAGAAACTATCGACGAAAATGGCGAAGGAGTATTTCTTGGCTTCCAGGGTACAAGCATGGCTTCTCCCCACGTTGCAGGCGTTGCAGCATTAATTAAAGCTGCTGGTATCAAAGAACCAGATGAAGTTTTAAAAGTCCTCAAGCAGTCAGCGCGAGTTATCCAAGATGATGGTTTGAACTATTATGGCGCTGGACAACTCAATGCAGAAGCAGCAGTCAGACTAGCTTTTGGAGGACAAATCAGTTTTCCAGATTTCTTTCGGTGGTTACGCGATAACGGCTATCTTAACCCTGGCTTTTGGATTGATGGTGGTGCAGTGGCACTATTACCCAAGATTTTAATGGTAGTTGGCTCTTATCTACTGGCTTGGTTTTTACGGGTTTACTTCCCCTTCTCTTGGAGTTGGTCTTTATCTAGTGGACTAATCGCTGGCAGTTCCGGCTTATTCTTCCTCAAGGGAATCTATATTTTTGATCTTCCCCAATGGCCTTTCCGGATTTTGGGCAGTTCAATTCCCGAACTAGGTAATACCCTCCAGGGAACTGATGCGTTGAATCCCCTATTTGCCAGTGTACTGATTCCCATTTTGTTAATGGCATTGCTGCTGGGAAATCCTAGTTGGAAATGGTTTGCCATTGGTTCAACATTAGGTATAGCAGCCTGCTTGACAGTAAGTGCATTTTTAGATCCAGCTGTTTGGGGTTTGGGAAGTGGCAACATATCACGCCTCTTCCTCATCGTTAATGCCCTAATCTGCTATGGACTGGCTCGTTTAGCATTGAAAAACGAAGAAAAGATCGCATAA